The following DNA comes from Halarsenatibacter silvermanii.
TTAATAGATGATTTTGGAGAGGTTATGGCAGTAGACGGCAAAGCCGTAGAGAGTTTTGCCAATCCTCATGATTATGATAAAGAAGAACTGAAAAAGAGAAAAGGTGATAGGCGCAGCGATCTTGAGGCCAATTGGGGCGTAAAAAAGTATGAATGCGAGGATGAAGATGGAAATACATATGAAGAGTTAAAGAGCTGGTTTGGCTACAAAATACATCTTTTGATAGATGCAGAATATGAACTGCCGATAAATTTCACCGTTACTCAAGCTTCTGCTGGAGAAGAGCCTCAGGCTCACAAACTTGTAGAGGACACCGCGGAAAAACATTCAGAACTTATGGAAAACTGCCGTCATTTGTTAGGTGACAAAGGCTATGATGACGGCAAGTTAAGCAAGAAGCTCTATGATGAACACGAAATAAAACCGATAATAGATATACGCAATATGTGGGAGGGAGAGGGTACGAGAATTTTGCCCGGCTGGAATAATATTGTTTATGATTATAAAGCCAGCGTATACTGTTATGATCCAGCCACGGGAGTAAGAAGAGAGATGGCCTATGGGGGATTTGAAAAGAAAAGAGAAACGTTAAAATACCGCTGTCCCGCCCGGCACTATGGATGTGATTGTAAAGGCAAAAAAGAGTGTTCAGTTTCTTCGAGCATAAGAATTTCATTGAGCGAGGACAAAAGAAGATTTACCCCGGTTGCTCGCTCCAGCTACAAATGGGAGAGAATTTCCAATAAGAGATCAGCAGTGGAAAGGGTAAACAGTAGATTGGAAGGTCCTTTAGGTTTCAGCGAGCATACTGTGCGGGGATTAAAGAAGATGAAATTAAAGACAGGATTATCTCTTTTAATAATGCTGGCTATGGCAGTAGGAAGAATTAAAGAAGGGCAGAGAAATAAAATTCGCAGTTTGGTACAGGCTGCTTGAAAAATAACTGCCTGGAATCAGTAATTTAAAAATTAAAAACAACCTGGAAGGAAGAAGTATGTCTGATTTACCGGCAAAAAACAAAACTTATTCCGGAAAGGATATAAAGAGCCTGGTATCGGATCATTATTTAAAAACTCTGGGTTTAAAACGACGAATCATCAGATTTAAAAAAGGAAAATTGGACCTACCGAAAAAAGCTTTATGCTAAATTTCCTTTACAATTTATTTAAAATATGTTATGTTGTTGTAGTAAGAAAGTACTATAAAGGGCTTTGAAAAAATTATTTCTGGCTTAGATACAATTGTCCTTTTTAATATAGGATTTGAAAAAAAACCTGAATGCAACACAGTTATGAGCGAGTAACTTAGGATTTTGAAATTGAAAGTTTATTATCAGGCTATGACAGAGGATTATAAGCTCTGTGATTATAAAAACCCTATTATCGGGGGCTGCACATAAATCTAATCACATTACTAACTTATAATTCCTCCTGGAGGCGAAGAGCTGGCATCGGAAATCTGGTCACCTATGAGATGTCAGTAAGCCAGTGGTGAAACCGACCAGGAAAAACCATAAAAGGAGGAAAAATAATGAGCAGAATTAAAAATGTTATGAGAGGACAGCGCGGTTTTACTTTAGTTGAGCTTATGGTTGTTCTCGGTATTTTGGGAGTGCTAGCTGCATTTACTTTTCCCAACGTTGCAGGTATGATTGGCGATGCTGAGCAAGGAAGAATTGAAGGTGAGCTTAGCAGCGTGAGAAGTCTCACTGAATCTTATTATGCCCGTCATCAGCAATTTCCTTATGAAGATGAGGGAGATTTATCTGAATCATTAAATCCAAGATTCCAGGGCCTGACGGAGACGGCTCAAGGACTCGTTGATGAATATTATGAAGGAGAAGAGGATGAGGGTCTTGCAAGTGAGGAAGTTTGGTTCAACCAAGACGATGAGGATGCCGACAATGACGATTATTATATATACCTAGTCTTTCAGGAGGATGAATTTGGAGACGACAATGTTGTATACATCGACCAAGATGGCAATACGGAGTGGCAAGAGGATAGGCCTGGATTTTAAACCAAATCTATAAAATCATATAAGGAATTTAGTAAGCTGCCCCCATCTCGGGGGCTTTTTTATTTCTAAGCAATTATTCCTTCTCTAAGCTACTTATTACCTCTCACATATTCTAAATACCTCTCAGAGCAGATTAGAACTATATTCACTTTTCTTCATATAGTTGGTCAATCTCAGAACAGAACTTTTAATTTCTCCGATTTTCTCCAGATTTCTCGGTCAAACAGCCCTGATTGACAGCATCGATACAACACAGTGTCTATTATGTTACAGTTATTCAATATGATATTATTGCTTATTCATCAAGCAGGAGAACAGTTTTATTAGAATAGAAATATGATTAGAGGAACATATTATTTTGGTTTATTATACTGAATGTATTATAATGATCATAGCAAGAGATGAGAGGGGCAGCAAAAATGAAGAGGGCAGAGCCGAGATTATCTTTTATTTAGCTTGGGGATTAATACCGGTTTTAGAACAGGGGACCTGCTTCAGCTACGGGTGAATGACATAAAGGATAGACCACACATAGAGATAACCGAGGAAAAGACGTGTAAAACTAAAAAACAAATGATCAACGGCCAGCTTAAAAAAGACTTGGACAAATATATTAGTGGCAAAGATGATGAGGAGTATTTATATAAGTGCCGCCAGAGTGATAATCAGCCTAACACCCGGATGCAGGCCTATCGAATTTTGAGAAAAGCGGCAGATAAGCTGGAAATTGAGAAAATAGGCACTCATTCTTTGCGAAAAACTTTCGGATATCATCATTACAAGGAACAGAAAGACGTGGCCATGCTGCAAAAATTATTTAATCATGGTTCTCCAGGCTTCACCCATCGCCATAAAAATAATGAAGATATAGATGTGGCTGAATTAAAGGCTATTTTTAACATACTCATCCATTACGATAGTAGAATCCACAGAGTTTTTTTCAAATTTTAAAAAGTTGAGCCGGTTTTCGTGCCGCTGCTTGCTTGTTTACACACAGAAAAGGAGGAAAAGATTGGAATATCAGCCTTTTATCATAGCTATGTTTCATGTTGCGTTATTGTCTTTTTTTCTGGGGGTTGGAAAATTAATCCGACTTCGATTCCAAATATTGCAGTATCTTTTACTCCCGGCAGCAGCGATAGGAGGAATCGTTGCTATTTTAGTAAGCCCTTTTACCTGGGCGAACTATCTCACATTTCCACAAATTATTCAGGATATATACGGCAATTTTGGGGAAATATCGATCTTTTTGCTTAACTTCGTTTTTGCCGGAATGTTTATCGGCAGAAAAATACCGAACCCGCGGCGTTCATTCCGAAAAGCTGGGCCCCAAATTATTCACGGCCAGCTTCTATCCTGGGGACAGCTGATGCTTCCCAGCCTCGCCATGATTCTTATTATCAATAGATTTTACGATTTACCCGATGCCTTTGGAACCCTAATCCCCATTGGTTTTGACGGAGGGGCCACCGTCGCTGTTGGTTATACATCGACTTTCAAAGAATTGGGCTGGTATCCAGAAGGTGTTCAACTAGGAATTGCCGCCGGTGTTATGGGGATTATAGGGGGATGTATACTGGGAGTCGGGATCATCAACTGGCTTGTACGTCGAGATCAGACAAAAATAGCTGATAAACCTGAAGACATTCCCGATTATATTCGTCGTGGCCTTTATCGCGAAGAAGATTTTGAATCAGCCGGAAATCTTACGACTGTCCCCCAGGCGATTGAGCCGATAGCCCTTGTCTTTTGTTTATTCGGTGTTACCATGTTCGGAGGTTGGGGGTTTATCACAGCTCTCGGTATGATCCCCGGGGGCATAGGGCAGTTTTTCAGTTTTGCTCCGCTGTTTCCCTTTGCTATGCTTTGCGGTATGCTGTTGCAGGGAATTATCAGCAAGCTGGGGTATGGTCATATTGTTGATCGGGGACTAACGAAAAGATTGCAGAACCTGGCACTTGAATTCTGCATTCTGTCTGTGTTTGCCTCGTTGGATATCCCTCTTGTCCTACAGTCCTCTATACCGATGGCCCTCATCATAGCCGCCGGGATTATATGGACGCTTTTTATAGCGCTGTCAGTTGCCCCGTTGATCATGCCTGATTATTGGGCTGAAAGGATGCTGGTCGATTACGGACAAGCCATGGGTAATGTCCCTATAGGAATGCTGCTTTTACGAATTGTCGACCCTCAGTTTGAAACTCCAGTCCTTGAACATTTTTCCTACAGACATGCCTTTCATGCTCCCATCATGTTCAGTTTATTAGCTTTCATGCCGATTGTAGCTCAAATGTGGGGTATCGAATTCATCTTTTTACTCAGTCTGGGAGTCATCATACTGAATTGTATTTTAGCAAAAATGCTGGGTTATTGGGGGCAGGGTCGTTCGTTAGTTTCGCGGCTGGCCCGGGCAGCGAAGCAAAAAGGCGAAAGATTTTCTCTTTTTGTTTAATAAAGGCAATTTTGATTATGTTTGGTGGTTTTTGAAGTCTTTCAAAAGAATAGTTAATCATTATCGCTGCCAGGGTTACTCCCCCTACAAATTAGAACAAAAATTGTGCATTCA
Coding sequences within:
- a CDS encoding transposase, which translates into the protein LIDDFGEVMAVDGKAVESFANPHDYDKEELKKRKGDRRSDLEANWGVKKYECEDEDGNTYEELKSWFGYKIHLLIDAEYELPINFTVTQASAGEEPQAHKLVEDTAEKHSELMENCRHLLGDKGYDDGKLSKKLYDEHEIKPIIDIRNMWEGEGTRILPGWNNIVYDYKASVYCYDPATGVRREMAYGGFEKKRETLKYRCPARHYGCDCKGKKECSVSSSIRISLSEDKRRFTPVARSSYKWERISNKRSAVERVNSRLEGPLGFSEHTVRGLKKMKLKTGLSLLIMLAMAVGRIKEGQRNKIRSLVQAA
- a CDS encoding type II secretion system protein, yielding MSRIKNVMRGQRGFTLVELMVVLGILGVLAAFTFPNVAGMIGDAEQGRIEGELSSVRSLTESYYARHQQFPYEDEGDLSESLNPRFQGLTETAQGLVDEYYEGEEDEGLASEEVWFNQDDEDADNDDYYIYLVFQEDEFGDDNVVYIDQDGNTEWQEDRPGF
- a CDS encoding sodium/glutamate symporter, giving the protein MEYQPFIIAMFHVALLSFFLGVGKLIRLRFQILQYLLLPAAAIGGIVAILVSPFTWANYLTFPQIIQDIYGNFGEISIFLLNFVFAGMFIGRKIPNPRRSFRKAGPQIIHGQLLSWGQLMLPSLAMILIINRFYDLPDAFGTLIPIGFDGGATVAVGYTSTFKELGWYPEGVQLGIAAGVMGIIGGCILGVGIINWLVRRDQTKIADKPEDIPDYIRRGLYREEDFESAGNLTTVPQAIEPIALVFCLFGVTMFGGWGFITALGMIPGGIGQFFSFAPLFPFAMLCGMLLQGIISKLGYGHIVDRGLTKRLQNLALEFCILSVFASLDIPLVLQSSIPMALIIAAGIIWTLFIALSVAPLIMPDYWAERMLVDYGQAMGNVPIGMLLLRIVDPQFETPVLEHFSYRHAFHAPIMFSLLAFMPIVAQMWGIEFIFLLSLGVIILNCILAKMLGYWGQGRSLVSRLARAAKQKGERFSLFV